The Orrella daihaiensis genome contains the following window.
CGGTGCTCGGGTCAGCACAGTTGGTTTGGCTCGTAATGAAGATACCCTGCAGGCGCATACTTATTTTGAGCGTCTGGCGGGCGAGCTCGATCAGCGTATTGCCATCATTTTGGATCCGATGCTAGCGACTGGTGGCTCGATGGTGGCTGCCATTGATTTGCTAAAAAAGTCAGGTGCGCGTGATATTCGTGCGTTAGTGTTGGTTGCCGCGCCCGAGGGCATCAAGCGGGTCACTGACGCACACCCAGATGTTGAAATCTACACGGCGGCTGTTGATCGGGGGTTGAATGAGGACGGCTATATCATGCCAGGCCTTGGCGACGCAGGTGACAGGGTATTTGGCACCAAACAAAAGCATCATGACTAGCCAGAGCTAGGCGTCTTGAGGCACGGTCGGTGAAGTTCGTCTGGTTGCTCGTCGGGCTCCTATTGCTGGTTTTCGCTAGCCTGGCAACCGGGCCTGTGGCGGTTGCTTTACCCCAATGGCTCGCCTGGTTAACTGGGCACGCCGATGACCAAACGCGGCTCGTGCTCGGCGAGCTGAGACTGCCGCGCACCATCATGGCGGTGCTCACGGGTGCAACGCTCGCTGTGGGTGGTGCGGTCATGCAAAGCCTTTTTCGAAATCCATTGGCCGAGCCTGGCTTGGTCGGAGTATCCGCTGGCGCTGCTTTAGGCGCAGTCAGTGCCATGGTACTAGGTCTGACCAGCCTGCTTATCGTCGGCGTTGCTGGATTTATAGGTGCATTGCTGGCAACCGCGCTGGCCTGGCAGTTTGCCCGTGGCTGGCCAGGCTCAGCGGGTTTGTTATTGGCCGGTGTTGCGATTAACGCTTTGGTTTTTAGCCTCATCAGTTTGTTGATTGCGTTCGCTTCAGATGACCAAATCCGGTCGATGACCTTTTGGTCACTGGGCAGCCTGACCCGTGCGCCTTGGATAGTCGTCCTGGCGTTGACGGTTTGGGTGCCCATCGGCTTATGGTGGATATACCGTCGCTGGCCCTGCCTGAACGCGCTTCTGATTGGTGAGGCACAAGCTGCCCACGTGGGCGTAAATGTGTCGGCTTTGCGCGCGAGCATGATCGTGGCGATGGCTCTTCTGGTGGGTCCGTTGGTCGCCTTTACGGGTGCGATCAGTTTTGTAGGATTGCTCGTGCCGCAATTCGTGCGCCGGGTATTCGGTAGTGACCATCGGCAATTGCTGCCTTTGGTGGGCCTGGTTGGCGCAAGTGTGGTGTTGGCCGCAGACATTGTCTCGCGCTTGCTGGTTGCGCCGGCCGAGTTACCGATTGGCGTGGTGGTTAGTCTGGTCGGCGCACCAGCATTTTTGTGGCTGTTGCGCCGACCGCTTGCTTAGTCCCGACTCTAGAGTCCAAGCTTGTCCCAAAGCTGATCCACGCGCTGTTTGACGTGTTCATCCATCTGAATGGGACGCCCCCACTCCCGATCGGTCTCTCCAGCCCATTTGTTTGTTGCATCCATACCCATTTTGCCACCTAGGCCTGAGACGGGTGACGCAAAATCAAGGTAATCGATGGGAGTGTTCTCTACCAGTACTGAGTCGCGCACTGGATCCATACGTGTTGTCATGGCCCAGATCACTTCCTTCCAGTCGCGAATGTTGATGTCTTCATCCACAATCACCAAAAACTTTGTGTACATGAATTGGCGCAGTATGCTCCAGACGCCAAACATGACGCGTTTGGCGTGACCCGGGTACTGCTTGCGAATCGAGATGACCGCCAGTCGATAACTGCAACCCTCGGGGGGCAGATAAAAGTCTTTGATTTCGGTGAGTTGTCGCTGCAGCAAGGGCACGAACACTTCGTTGAGCGCCACACCAAGTACTGCCGGCTCATCGGGTGGTTTGCCTGTATAGGTCGTGTGGTAGATGGGATCGCGTCGCATGGTGATACGGTCGACGGTAAAGACCGGAAACCAATCCTGCTCGTTGTAATAGCCTGTGTGGTCACCATATGGACCTTCTAGTGCAAGCTCGTAGTCGCTTTTCGGCGGTGCAGGTGTATCCGCATCGAGTGTTGGGGTGATTGCTCTGGGGTCTGAGGTTGGCAATAAGTGACCCTCCAGCACGATTTCGGCCGTCGCCGGCACGGTCAAGTCGCTACCAATGGCTTTTGTAACTTCAGTGCGAGCACCGCGCAGCAGCCCGGCAAATTGATACTCGGACAAACTGTCGGGCACCGGTGTGACTGCACCGAGTGTCGTGGCAGGGTCGGCACCCAAGGCAACAGCGATCGGAAATGGTTTGCCAGGATGGGCAATCGCATGGTCCCTGAAGTCCAGTGCTCCGCCCCGGTGTGATAGCCAGCGCATAATGAGTTTGTTGCGGCCGATGACTTGTTGGCGGTAAATGCCAAGATTTTGTCGGCGAGCGTTGGGTCCGCGCGTGATGACCAGTCCCCACGTCAATAAGGGAGCGATATCACCAGGCCAGCAGGTCTGAATTGGTAATCTTGACAGATCGACGTCATTGCCCTCCCACACAGTTTCCTGGCAGGCCGCACCGCGAACATTCTTGGGGCTCATGTCCCACAGTGCAGATTTGAGCATGGCCACTTTGCTAAATGCGTCTCGCAATCCTTTAGGGGCTTCTGGTTCGCGCAAAGAGGCTAATAAATGTCCGATGTCTCTGAGTGAGGCGACATCGTCCGCACCCATGCCTAAAGCAACACGCTCCGGTGTACCAAAGAGGTTTGCCAATACCGGCATTTGGGCTTTTTTACCCTGGTGTATGGCATGTTCGAAGATCAGGGCCGGCCCAGCTTGGCGCAACACTCGATCCGAAATCTCGGTCATCTCCAAGCGAGTGTCGATCTCGGTGGTGATTCGTTTGAGCTTGTCAGAGCGCTCAAGCTGACTAAGAAAATCTCGCAAATCGCGGTATCGCATGACATGTCCCATTAAAACGTTAGAATTCGCTCATGACTGAGGCATTATCACCCAACAACCGCTCAAGGCTGTCTCGGGCTCAACATCAGTTGGCACTGACTGTGCGCACCGCGGGTGCCTATCTTGGCGTGGCTGCGTTTGTCGTGGTGTTTCTCGTATTGTCAGTGCCAGCGCTGCGCCAGCAAGTCACCCTATTGCATGAGGCAGTGCTAGTTGCTTTAGCGCCTGAGGGTACCCGACAAGCGATATCGAGCATGGGCTTTGTCAGCCCGCCCAACGTAGTAGCGCCACAGGTTTCTCCTGTGGATCTTGATTCGGTCCCCGTCCGGGTGCTTGAGCAGTTGCCTGAGACCAATGAGAAAACGCAAGAGCCTGAAATAGAGCGAACCGAGCGAGTCGGTCTGTTAGGCGACATTCCTTTAGAGCAAATTCAAGCCGCACGCGAATTATTCGGGGTATCCGAGGCCCAACTAAAAGCGCTCGAGCACTACATTGCCCGTAAGTACCGAGTGGCCAAGGCGGTCACTGATCGTATCGTTGAATCGGCATTCGTGGTGGGAGCCGAGCTCAATGTCAATCCGGTGTTGATTCTGGCGGTGATGTCAGTTGAGTCACGCTTTAACCCTTACGCTGAAAGTGGTGCAGGGGCTCAGGGACTCATGCAAGTCATGACGCGAGTGCATACCGACAAATTTGAAAAGTTTGGGGATGGTCCAGAAGATGCTTTTCATCCTGAGATCAATATTCGCGTTGGAGCCCAAATTCTGCATGACTGCATACGTCGTCGGGGATCGGTCACCAATGGCTTGAAATGCTACGTGGGAGCATCCGGACCGGATGATGGCGGATACGGCACTAAGGTCCTGTCGGAAATGCGTCGCATGGCCTTAGCCGCCAAAATCAAGGTGTGACCGGTGAATCCTCGGCCACTATTACGTGTTCAAGCAACGATCGATCCGCCCAACAGCATCCTCTAACCTGTCCAAGCCGATGGTGTACGCCAGTCGGACTTTAGACTTGGCGTGGGCCGGACCGAAGT
Protein-coding sequences here:
- a CDS encoding FecCD family ABC transporter permease, with translation MKFVWLLVGLLLLVFASLATGPVAVALPQWLAWLTGHADDQTRLVLGELRLPRTIMAVLTGATLAVGGAVMQSLFRNPLAEPGLVGVSAGAALGAVSAMVLGLTSLLIVGVAGFIGALLATALAWQFARGWPGSAGLLLAGVAINALVFSLISLLIAFASDDQIRSMTFWSLGSLTRAPWIVVLALTVWVPIGLWWIYRRWPCLNALLIGEAQAAHVGVNVSALRASMIVAMALLVGPLVAFTGAISFVGLLVPQFVRRVFGSDHRQLLPLVGLVGASVVLAADIVSRLLVAPAELPIGVVVSLVGAPAFLWLLRRPLA
- the upp gene encoding uracil phosphoribosyltransferase, with product MALHEIKHPLVRHKLGLMRGAALSTKSFRELAQEIATLLMYEASKDFVLEPYTERGWAGDVTVERVAGKKVTVVPILRAGIGMLDGVLQLIPGARVSTVGLARNEDTLQAHTYFERLAGELDQRIAIILDPMLATGGSMVAAIDLLKKSGARDIRALVLVAAPEGIKRVTDAHPDVEIYTAAVDRGLNEDGYIMPGLGDAGDRVFGTKQKHHD
- a CDS encoding lytic transglycosylase domain-containing protein, whose translation is MTEALSPNNRSRLSRAQHQLALTVRTAGAYLGVAAFVVVFLVLSVPALRQQVTLLHEAVLVALAPEGTRQAISSMGFVSPPNVVAPQVSPVDLDSVPVRVLEQLPETNEKTQEPEIERTERVGLLGDIPLEQIQAARELFGVSEAQLKALEHYIARKYRVAKAVTDRIVESAFVVGAELNVNPVLILAVMSVESRFNPYAESGAGAQGLMQVMTRVHTDKFEKFGDGPEDAFHPEINIRVGAQILHDCIRRRGSVTNGLKCYVGASGPDDGGYGTKVLSEMRRMALAAKIKV
- a CDS encoding UbiD family decarboxylase, which translates into the protein MRYRDLRDFLSQLERSDKLKRITTEIDTRLEMTEISDRVLRQAGPALIFEHAIHQGKKAQMPVLANLFGTPERVALGMGADDVASLRDIGHLLASLREPEAPKGLRDAFSKVAMLKSALWDMSPKNVRGAACQETVWEGNDVDLSRLPIQTCWPGDIAPLLTWGLVITRGPNARRQNLGIYRQQVIGRNKLIMRWLSHRGGALDFRDHAIAHPGKPFPIAVALGADPATTLGAVTPVPDSLSEYQFAGLLRGARTEVTKAIGSDLTVPATAEIVLEGHLLPTSDPRAITPTLDADTPAPPKSDYELALEGPYGDHTGYYNEQDWFPVFTVDRITMRRDPIYHTTYTGKPPDEPAVLGVALNEVFVPLLQRQLTEIKDFYLPPEGCSYRLAVISIRKQYPGHAKRVMFGVWSILRQFMYTKFLVIVDEDINIRDWKEVIWAMTTRMDPVRDSVLVENTPIDYLDFASPVSGLGGKMGMDATNKWAGETDREWGRPIQMDEHVKQRVDQLWDKLGL